GCCGGTTTCCGGCCGCCCGAAAGGATTATTTCTGAAGCCAAGCCATCATTTCGCGCAGGCTGTCTCCGACCTTCTCCACCTGATGCTCGTGGCTCTGACGCCTTCTGGCCAGGAAGAAAGGCAGGTTGGCCTTGTTTTCCAGAATCCAGTTGCGGGCAAACGTGCCGTCCTGAATCTCTTCGAGCACCTTCTGCATGGCCTTGCGGGACTCTTCGTTGATGACCCGCGGGCCGGTCACGTAGTCGCCGTATTCGGCCGTGTCGCTGATGGAGTGGTGCATCTTCTTGAATCCACCCTCGTAGAGCAGATCCACGATGAGCTTGAGTTCGTGCATGCACTCGAAAAAGGCTATCTCGGGCTGGTAACCGGCCTTGGTCAGGGTCTCGAACCCGGCGCGGATGAGCTCGCTCACGCCGCCGCAGAGCACTGCCTGCTCACCGAACAGATCGGTCTCGGTCTCTTCGGCGAATGTGGTCTCAAGCACGCCGGAGCGTGTTCCGCCGACTCCGGCGGCATAGGCCAGGGCCTTGCCCAGGGCCTGACCCGTGGCGTCCTGATACACAGCCACCAGGCACGGCACTCCGCCGCCCTTCTCGAATTCGCGACGCACCAGATGTCCCGGGCCCTTGGGCGCGATCATGACCACGTCCACATCCTTGGGCGGGACGATCTGGTTGTAGTGGATGTTGAATCCGTGACCAAAAACCAGAGTCTTGCCCGGAGCCAGATTCGGCAGGATTTCTTCCTCGTAGACCTTGG
This DNA window, taken from Desulfomicrobium sp. ZS1, encodes the following:
- the ilvC gene encoding ketol-acid reductoisomerase; its protein translation is MKVYYDKDADLNILKDKIVAIIGYGSQGHAHAQNLRDSGVQVIIGQRPGGPNWQLAREHGFEPVSAAEAAKKADLIQILVQDQYQPKVYEEEILPNLAPGKTLVFGHGFNIHYNQIVPPKDVDVVMIAPKGPGHLVRREFEKGGGVPCLVAVYQDATGQALGKALAYAAGVGGTRSGVLETTFAEETETDLFGEQAVLCGGVSELIRAGFETLTKAGYQPEIAFFECMHELKLIVDLLYEGGFKKMHHSISDTAEYGDYVTGPRVINEESRKAMQKVLEEIQDGTFARNWILENKANLPFFLARRRQSHEHQVEKVGDSLREMMAWLQK